The following DNA comes from Ascaphus truei isolate aAscTru1 chromosome 1, aAscTru1.hap1, whole genome shotgun sequence.
tggaggcgctgtcaagaatctaatattaccccaggctcccagttagcggaggcccagatctcgctgagccaacaCGTACAGGCAGCACTAGTAGTCGCTCTAGATCAGCAgaaaagagggctacatacacactatatatatatatatatatatatatatatatatatatatatatatatatttgcaaatatagctgtatgctcatctgcatgtcttaggcaggtctgcaaccccgcctttccccattatcacccagcatacagcacttccactgcagcaagggattctgggaaatgacatgcaaatgagcacacagtgtcaccttttgcctcaataaccatttttaacatggttccctataggcttaagcttgctgcatggtcacagctttgagcacagccagggttaaggtgcatacccagaaaaccacccacagacagctgtttcgaccttgatgggtctcatcagtgtggggttgattttactgggaatgcaagagaggctatgggataggctaaaccataatactgagttaaattatggtgagtaaaaaaagtgacaaaaaccctccacaggaaagcaaatatgcaaatatagctgtatgctcatctgcatgtcttaggcaggtctgcaaccccgcctttccccattatcacccagcatacagcacttccactgcagcaagggattctgggaaatgacatgcaaatgagcacacagtgtcaccttttgcctcaataaccatttttaacatggttccctataggcttaagcttgctgcatggtcacagctttgagcacagccagggttaaggtgcatacccagaaaaccacccacagacagctgtttcgaccttgatgggtctcattttttttttttttttaagttttattcATATTCCAGTTTTATATACAAAAGTAACATttttgaaaataataaaccgtcCCAAACATTACAAAAAACCCATACATTTCATAATATCATCATTTCATCCTATCCTTACAAGTTACCACTTATCTAAAGAGAAAATAACATCTCAAAAAAACCTtacaccctccctgcctttcctaaaattgcttttttgtttttttctcataTTATCAAACACTTCTTCTGTTTTGTCCCTTTTCCAGTTCAGTATAGATTGTAAATCTTTCATCACTGATTCGGGCGACGCTCCTGGACTATTCTGCTTAATACTGGCAATCCAAAAATCTGACTCCCCCACTTTTTCCTCAACCTCAGCTATTTTCTGCCTTAAATCTCTTTCCCTTAGTGTTTCTTCCGGCCCACTAGGTCCTGCCCCTCCTCTTACCTTACTTTCTGATACTGCCCCCAATACCTTACTTTCTGATACTTTGACCTCAACTTCTGAGTCCTGGATTTGTTTTGGTTTTCTCTCTCCTAGTGCTGTCCTTGCCTCTATTTCTCCTTCGCTCTCACTTCTGCTTGTCCCCCCTACCATACGCTTTGGTGTTCCTGTCTTTTCTtttgactccttttccttaactcCACTAATTCCTGCAttcacctccttctccctcttttcttTATCTATCACAACCACTTTCCGTTTGGGTACCTCCtctgtttcttgcgcttccctatctaactcctTTTTTCCCTCTTTCCCTTTGCTCACGGTcagttcctcttccccactccgtCAAAACTGGCCGGATCCATCGCAGAAACCTTTGCCTTCACCCCCCTATCTTGCCgttgctcactcttcccctccccttcacctgtaCAAAcaatgtcactttgtaaactgcgCTTTTGCACCCCTTTCTTGGGTCCAGTCgtatccattatttccacttccacctccccctctattgggccactttctaccctttcttctcttcttaaatcctcctcatacattgctgttatagcaggatcaagccctccctcttgggaactctccatctcaaaaattcccagaccctcaactgtctcttcctcttcttctagcacactgtcccctttagctgtctgggcatatgtccttttagtgcactgccgtgccaagtgtccgtcctctccgcaaagatggcatctcttagggacaccacagttggctgcagtatgtccctcttccccgcaatttcggcacacaattcccgtttttgtgcaaccctcctttgtatgtccataagtgtggcactgcctgcaatatagaggctgtcccgggtaaaacaaaaatcctctgtctcctctgatattaaACATGGCCGGTGgatgtgtaactcctcccacacatgatggatcccgtctgaaccgtacccagaaacgtctcttcccgttgtacatgccatacgggtttttaagttcttcacctcctctgatcatttcaccataccgtttcaaaaacgtcacaatctcctctttccttgcatacggattgtacatgtgaagtacaagtggtctctcctctagcataaaacttggaattaccttgatgccttgtaagatcgggtcaccagacttctccttgcacttttcaaaagtgcaccaaacatccgcttcttgaaaacaggtcaggtcataaatcccctgcgcagggaaatcctgaaggcagaagatcctctcagcgtccagaccaatcaattgcttcagcaccttctccactatccactgcaggttcactcgacatctctctgtctcctcaatcaggaaccgaatggaattgcgcattccagcttgcgacgtcatctctgctctcccaagcttaGGTGCgacaccccaaaagcagcaagggacttaagccagtaaaggcgatgtcccagggcaaaggtgccggcccctcacttccgcatctgctcgctcagaaccgctcgctcaggatcactcctcacaGCTcaggatggcgtgcccccccaaaagcagcaagtggcttaagactcccgaaggagccgatgccacagggccaagggggcacagtcccagctacacagctgtttcgaccttgatgggtctcatcagtgtggggttgattttactgggaatgcaagagaggctatgggataggctaaaccataatactgagttaagttatggtgagtaaaaaaagtgacaaaaaccctccacaggaaagcaaatatgcaaatatagctgtatgctcatctgcatgtcttaggcaggtctgcaaccccgcctttccccattatcacccagcatacagcacttccactgcactgttttttttatatatatatatatatatatatagcacacttTTCCCACCCCTGAGAGATGTGTGACTAtggtgtgtgtgcatgcgagCGCACAAACAAAATGGTAGCGCCCTTACTGGCTACCCGCCAGCAGCGGAGGTGAGGAAAACTAAAGGAACGACTGggctatctatctatatatatatactgtcattaaggtttgctgcagtggaagcactgtatgctgggtgacaatggggaaagacagggttgcagacctgtctaagacatgcaaatgaacatacagtaatatttacagtggctatatatatatatatatatatatatatatatatatatgtacaaaaaaccacaaaaggcgcaaatcagagacacaggtgcatggatatacaactgaaggataaatacgtgaacaagtcctatattcAAATTCCACAACGAGATATACCTATagatgaaaaagataccaatatggtgaagtacgtttatgaataaaattattgcgcaagcaacagaggctacttacaatgtagcagaaataacaggcaGTGAAATCCTTTCAGATCGCTGCATCAAAGGggctgataatctcaggaaccgctcactccgtctgtgtgcTCGGACGCAGAAGCTTCACTGCTCAGCTGTAATCAGCAGTCGCGCGGGTCCTctgatggtgacgtcactcccctaaGCGGGGATTCCGCTGGCTCCGTTCACTCGGTGAGTAGCCACAGGGCTCAATTCCGAAATTGAAATAACAGTCCCATTAGCCtttaaataaggctttgcagcaaatAGAAAGACAGTTAAAAGTCCTGAATAAAACAGAAAATAGGGATATCTACTAAGAGACCCTCAACCTActagcaaatatatataaaatggaataAATTAAAAAACGAAGAGAATAATAttaatagaaaataatattttacAAAAGTAAGTCTGtgttactgtctctctctgtctctctgtctctctctctctctgtctctctctctctccctctccctgcttgcTCCTGTGTCCTGTCTAACTCTCAAATCGGTGTTTAAAGCCACACATCAGAGCCTCATCGGGGGATTTTAACTAATCTGCACGGATTGAAGTTGGAACAATCCATCTGCGTATTTTACCCCACGGAACGGATTTGCAAGGGAAAGACCAGAATGGATTTGGGCTGGTTCGCCCATCACTAATTATATAGCCCTCAGTTTAATCTGAAATAAAGCCTTGTATCATTAGTGTCCAATGTTTACAAACTATGTACTCAGCAAACATACAATTCACTAGCATTACTTGAGAAAGTGACATACAGACGTAGTCAACATTATTGCTATCTGTGGCGTGATAATCCcgcccccctgaagaagtgcacgtactgtatgtgcatgaaacgtcgttgggagattatcctgtttttagagctgttcgtttggttgtggaggatattggcagcagttgtgcaggctgtggggggaaaggagaggaagaagagcagcgatttcggtaacaccgcggcgtgtgacgtcacatccacccggaagttccggttttcgtgcaactcaacatccatcccccccacacgaggcaatccctaaggagctccagttatcatcagagaggagcacctgagcgatcttcagccttactgcttttaccatccactgtcctgtaagtagtgttttaattttacccctctggacttaagtgctgtatcctccggaacccagtatttctatgttaataaatagctttttgttaggattatagccttgctagtgtctgtctgtcattgtgtgttatgtttgtcatgtgtgagtttttaatgtttgaatgtcaACCTTTTTGgtgtactgcaccattatctgtttgtttttttttttttttttacatattgcactaccatttggtgtgagccgttcgttgaccccttcactgcctatctgtttaaggacacttttgggacttttcatgagacggtttggtttttattcggagttattattatttaaaggactgatttggcgccggcaattctttcttttctctgtgatAATCCCGTCCACTTCTTGCAGGGCTGCcagcagaaatcatggggcccagaacaaatgaaaggagcaggccccccaatacttaacttttacttaaccctccaacacatataaaaatacacccccaccccccaaatacatataaacatataccccgccccccaatacatataagaatacacccccaccccttcaacacatataaaaatatacccccacccctccaatacatataaaaaatacactcccaatacaaataaaaatcagacttaccttgggaatGGTCGCAGGTCAGGCCCGGTagttgcggggggagggagggggcggctAGTGGCTGCGGGAGGGCTGTTGCTGCGGGGAGGGTGGCAGGTGGCTGCGGGGGTGGTGGTGCTGCGGGTGGTCTGGTGGCTGGCGGTACTCGGGGGGGACCAGTGGCTGGCGGTGctgcgggaggggggggtccGGTACTGgtgtgctgctgggggggggggagggttggtcCGGTGGCTGGTGGTGGCTGGCTGTGCTGCGGGGAGCAGTGACTGCGGGGGGCCCAACAGCACGCCACAGGAGTTCCCGCCGACCCCGCCACACTGCAGGCAACTTGTCCACGCTGCTGCTCACGCacatgccgggcctccctctcgcggTGGCGCACCGGAAGCTTGGCCCAGCTGTCTTCCGGCGCTGCCGTCAGAGAGACCCGGCACCGGGTGCAGCCAcactgcgttttttttttttaaatgcccacGCAGGGGCCAGGGTGGCCTAGCCCCCTGACTCACATGGCCCGGGATGCCAACCCGACAgaacccccctgttggcgggcctgacTTCTTGCGTGTGGCTAATTCAGAACATTGGCCGCTTCTCCTGCTGGTGCTTGTGTATGTCCTACTGCAACATACCACAGGTTGCAATAACGTAATGTCCACGAATTATGTTTGAAGATGTTTCCCTAACCtcatcacacatttttttccccccctcggCATGATAAAGTGTCGTTACTAAGGCCATTTTCACATTTTCCAGTAGATGGCAGTAATcggtaatgtaatgtaatgtaaaaaaaaaaaaaaaaaacaatttccaaAGTGAAGGAGGAGCCCATCGTCAGAAATACTTTATCCAGAAACTCAGTCACCACAGGGAGTATGAATAGATGTTGCAGGTAGCAAGGGCGAACACACCACTCACAGACATCAGAGGCAACAACAACTGTAAGCATGGTGCAAAGATTGAATATGAAGAAGGACAAGTGCTGTTGACACTGACACTGTGCATTATTATTGCCTTTCCATGTTGTGTGTATATTTCAAAAGCTCTTCCCTCATACTCAGTATTAAACTGCAGTAGATCCAGATTAATACTTTATTTGTTAAAATCATGGTGTATCTGTTTTAGGTGGAAGATTTATCTTTACAGCAACTATTTCAGCTTTATTTCAACTTGTTACACAGTAATTAATAGCTAATGTCTTTTCACTTTGCAGTGTCCAGCTTCTTTTGAGGTTGAAGAACAGATGGCAACAGAGGAATCATGTGGAAGAAAGGCACATGGAGATGGGATTAAAGGGAATTAGAAGAAATTAGTGTTTGTGAATTATCAGTAAAACTTCTTCACCGCCGTAGGCATCACTCACTGATAAAGAACAGCcgttcaaaataaataaacaaatcatTCTCTATGCTTTAAAGGGAAATACAAGTTACTGTACAATACCAACTGCATTCCCGCAAGACATTTGCAATTGAAATGGATATATTCTGTGGAAGGATCCTGGTCAATAAGGAGGGGGAAAAAGTGGACCCTGAAGAGGCTTTGCAGAACAAGATCGTTGGCTTGTATTTTTCAGCTGGATGGGGTTCACCCTGCAGGGATTTCACCCCGATACTGTGTGACTTTTTCACTGAGCTGGTGGAGGAATCATATCCACCGGCACAGTTTGAAATTGTATTTATATCATCAGATAAAAGCGCAGAGGACATGGTGGAATACATGCATGCCATGCATGGAGACTGGTTAGCCTTGCCCTGGCATGATCCATATAAGCAGTAAGTTCTGTACTATATATAAGGaatatctgagagagagagagagagagagagagagagagagagagagagagagagagagagagagagagagagagagagagagagagagagagatatatatatatatatatatatatctctctctctctctctctctctctctctctctctctctctctctctctctctctctctctctctctctctctctctctcaagaatCTAGTAAGCAGCAACTGCATATGTTTGCCTagtttttcaatgtttttttgttttagtgTAGACAGGGTTTTAATGTACTGCTAAAAATATGGTAATCCGTTTTGCAAAGGTCAGCAAAGAAAGGACGTGGTCACTcatttaaagcagaaaaacatgtgaaatgttatatgtttttttttaataaatcagttttgtagtattaaataatactcactacatttaaaaatatatatatattattcaactcttCATGCCAttttgtaatgagttttaaagtttcctttgatttctatagcaggttttagcccacctgtTACGTAATAATATTTGCCAATGTTCCCAACAAATTGAGCTGGAAACTAAAAATAGATAATGTTAATTTAGATAtggaaggatacattgtagctgctaaggtacactgactgaagcagccctTATGTTAGTAACACCATAAGGATTTTtatagatttataacaggagcaccaaaaacGATAGCCACTTTAAATAAGAAtctagaattatacattgtcatatgctttacatatacaaataagaaaaggaaaaagggggaatgtagtattactGCTTTAACTTTGGCAGCCATATAGTGAGTAAAGTATTCTATTCATACTCATGGAAATAAATAGAAAAAGTTGTAACTAACAGTAACACTGTTAGACCACAACACATTTAGTTGGTTGCTTATTTGGCTTTAAGTTTTGCAGGATTTATATTATACTATTCTATAATGACAATACATTTTCCTAAGTTGTATTAAATATTTCTAATGGGCATACTttgtaaatctaaataaataaatctaaataaaaatgtgGTCATGTCCGTCTGGTAAAATTGCTCTGAAACATGTTTATAAATGCAAAACTATGGATCCATTTATCCATACACTTGTTCCTTTTGGTTCATCATTAAATCTCAACACTGTAATCCTATGATACAGGAAATACAATTGTTTGCGAAGACAAATCATATGTATCCAAGATATAAATAGATATATTGTGAAATGTTCATTTGTTACTTGTTTATAAATCAATTTTTCAATGACCCCATACAATTTTTAAcattatgtttttttctggttcCTTTATTCATGGAAATCAGTATCGAGCGGTCCTGGTCCATGTCCTTGCACATGTATGGATGTTTATGTATTTGCATTAACTACACaaatgatgaggtttctttaTTGTGCTTAACTACATATCCTAGAGAAATGTGTAGCGGCTCTGCTGGCACTTCGCCAGCTCTCAAACTGTTTCAAACTGATTGTGCATACCATGTCGGTGCCTAAAACAAGTGACATGCTacagcaagggtgcgcaaacttcctgcgctgcacccccccccccccccctctgctttccTCCTCGGTCACGCCCCTTTACCTGCAATGAAGCGTCAAATGCTGCTGCGGGGTcttgtgacgtcacgtgatccgcggcgtcatttgacgtcacgtctccatggtaaccggcgtcattggacgccgcgttgccatggagactcgTGTACTGAAGCCGGTAAGTAAATTTATAGAGGCCTTGTGCTCTCAGCGCGGGCCCTCTGCAActgacacccaccccccccccccaataaagtctcGCGCTGCCCCCAAGGGGGAatgtgcccccccagtttgcgcaccgctgtgctataGGATTCCCATGACGATTGTGCTATTGTGCATGTGCAGAGCCATGTTTTTATCATAAAAAGACAGACAATGCCAATATTTATCAAAAGGCAACAAAGGCGTTCTTATTTTATGGATCTGTGAAGGGCAAACAAAGGAATAACATATGTTCTCCCCTATATAATCCTTGGATGTCTCATAATGTTCTTAAAGCTATCAAAATATTCTACAGGTGAATATCCTTATTATGAAGGAACAGGTTTGTAGGATGTATAGTTTATAGAGTTTATAGCTACTGTATGCGGATAATGTAGCATTTgctttgtattattatttatctaaAAATTGAAGCAAACCAGTTCCATTTACATAATATACTTAGAATGATCAGTAATGCAATGAAAACTGATAGTGCTAAGTAATATCATTGCTTACATGCAGTATAAGGAAAAGCGTGACTACACAGCGGTATTGTAACTGAAATATGCATTCTGCTAAAAAAGGACTGGAATTCACTTTAGCATTGGAGAACAGAAGTTGCCTGGGCTCTAGtgttatacatacagtaatgtcaaATGAACACAACTTTATGCAGTTGTGGGAAGGAAACAATAGGGAATGTTAGTGCAGTGGAACTGATGTCTCAGTGAAAAAAAATTACTTGAAGCTCTTAAGCATTTATTGAGATAATGGGTTTATGGTGTTAAAGAGTTGTTAGTATATCTCTAAATTTctagcataataaaatacttaaattattttattagatGTAAATCTCCCCCAGAGCTCAGTGTGCGTATAAAAAGACTGAAATGTTGTTGGTGCTGAGTGAAGACGTCAGCTATTTTCCATGGAACTTGTGCCAATTTAGGATTTTCATAACCTACAGTATAATAGTCAACACAATTTCTTACATTGTGAAGAAAGTCAACCGTTTACATAGCCAGGCTAAGTTTTTCAGCAGTAAATTAATAACAATCATTAATATGTTCTGAAAATCCTCAACTCAGAGAGAGGTAACTTTATAGAATCAGATAAGGAGAGTAACCAACTAGGCCTTGCCTATGCCTATGATTTGTATAGGGCCAGGAGTAATGTGAGAGCCAATCCGAGAGAAAGATGCAACAAAAGGAGGAGATTTGTTCTAGATATAGTAGGCAAACAAGGTTTAAAGTTGTGCAAGATGGCAAAAAATAACCCTGAAGTCAGTGACTTGTAGAAAGTAAAGGTAACATCAAGCAATATTGCAAGATCCTTTTTTTTTTGGCTTTGGCTACattttgtaatggtttattagcaGATTGCACGTATCAAATTACTTCTTGCTAATGGGCTTTTGTGGAAACCAGCCATTAAACTTAACTTTTCAGTTACAACACTGTATCTCAATTGTTACAAACAAAAATCGACTGCTATTGAATTTGTAATGACAAACAAAACACATGAATATTGATCACGTGGAACCCCTTTAGATAAGTGACTTCAGAACTGTTAAAGTTATTATAAACTAAACCTGCTAATACGCAATACAAGTCTGCCTGGTGAAAAATTTGGAGATACTTGAGTAGAAATAGAACAAGTTGTCTGTTGTATGTTCTATAGTCTTTTTCTAATGAACACTTAAAACTAAGGTGCTACATTTTTTTTCCTCTGTTTCTTTTATAGTGAACTGAAGAATAAGTACAAAATAACAGCCATACCAAAACTGGTGATTGTGAAACAAAATGGAGAGGTGATTACTGACAAGGGaagaaaacagataagagacAGAGGGCTGGCCTGCTTCAGAACATGGCTTGAAGTGGCAGATGTTTTTCAGAACTTCACTAGCAAATAGAAACACAAGAAATGATGCCAATATAGGTTCCTATCAAATCAAGGCAAAAGTAGAAAAAGTTATATATAACAAAATGACCACTACTTGCTAATATATCTAATATATATTATCACAGCCCCTAAAATTGGGGGTGATGCTCCTAAGCAGAAATTTACAAAAAACGATCACAGAGAAATCGCTTACTAGTGGAACTCAAGTAATGTATAAAAGATATAAATGTCATTacatataatattaaaaataaaatattatagaaAAGCCTCTATAATTGATCAAGTATTGCTGCATTGCAAACACAGGACCTTTGCAAGGGTTTTAGGAACCCTAGAGGGATCTTAAGTCTtttactcccccccctcacaccccccccacacacacaatgaacTTTCAAAAATGTATACTGTGCATTAGTATAAATAAAAATTCTTCATTTATAATtacagatttattttttattaaaaaggagAATATGATACAATTGTACATTCTAATTGtactgggggtggtggtggggggtacaGTTATGTGCTTGTAGGTGTGGGGGGTAGTTTTTTGGTCTGGGGGACTAGGGTAGTTTTAAGCCCTGTGGTTGGTGGTAGTTGTGagtccttggggggggggggggtggaggttagTTATGTGCCCGGGAGGATGCAGTGAGCCTGACAAATGGGGCCTGTATTGCAGAGGAATTTGACAGAGGGTGTCCGCAGAGATGCTAGTCAGTTCCACTGGCCTCCAgcgccctccccaccccccgagaGGCACCTCTGTTGATCTGGCATCTGTTAGGGTCACCTAATTTTTTGATGCTCCAAAAAATGTTACCATTCTAGGCGACTGCTTGTCAAACCAGCCTTGGCCAAACAAACATGAGAAAGACTTAATGAGTCCATATTTAGCCAAAGTACACTCAAAAATCATTATCCCGGTGAATAATTAGttgagttaaagcagcaatactacccccccccccccgtttcattATTTGTTTAAGTAAATCATGGGACAATgtacaattctacattcttacctaaactggtaaTTGTTTGGTGCTCTTGTTATAAACCATTAAAAATTCTTATGGTATTACCAACATAATGTCTGCTTAagtcaatgtaactcagcagctacaatgtttcCTTATATCACTAAATTAACATCTATTgttagtttacagctcaaacgactgggaacattggcaacaaattattacaaacaggaaagtgttataaAGATCTGGCACTTCTGGGGAGGtgcgctaaaacctgctatagaaatcaaaggatactttTAAAGTCATTAAAATTGGCATTAAGCattgaataataatttttaaacatacaataagtatctaatactacagaactgatttatttaaaaaaataaaacaaacatatacaacatgttttgctgctttaagtgagtGACCACATCCTTTCTTTCCTTTACGTTTGGTGCACCTCTTGTAAATCTGTAAAAATGTTtaacataatggccacctttcagtttcaatcaatcattcagtcagtgtaacttagcagctacaatgtatccttatattactaaggtaacattatctatttttacagtttacagctcaaactgctgggaatattggcaaaaaAATGATCAGAAACAGCAAAGTTTTAttaagatcttgcactgctgtgtactaaaacctgctatagaaattaaaCGATGCTTTAAAACGCAGTAAAATTGGCATTaacagttaaaaataaaa
Coding sequences within:
- the NXNL2 gene encoding nucleoredoxin-like protein 2, whose translation is MDIFCGRILVNKEGEKVDPEEALQNKIVGLYFSAGWGSPCRDFTPILCDFFTELVEESYPPAQFEIVFISSDKSAEDMVEYMHAMHGDWLALPWHDPYKHELKNKYKITAIPKLVIVKQNGEVITDKGRKQIRDRGLACFRTWLEVADVFQNFTSK